The following are encoded together in the Actinomycetota bacterium genome:
- a CDS encoding lasso peptide biosynthesis B2 protein, producing the protein MHPWKIKAVRLAEELRLSALAAAALPRAVLFPGRELKRLQWLPVRAGKGRGAGEETVLRCAGRWFALLDRMRLRTSCLTRSLVLARLLRREGHDARLVFGVRSDNGRREGHCWVSVRGREVAGKVPGFEELHYDERR; encoded by the coding sequence ATGCATCCCTGGAAGATAAAGGCAGTAAGGCTGGCGGAGGAGCTCAGGCTGAGCGCGCTCGCTGCCGCGGCTTTGCCGCGGGCGGTCCTTTTCCCGGGGAGGGAGCTGAAGAGGCTGCAATGGCTACCGGTAAGGGCAGGGAAGGGGAGGGGCGCGGGCGAGGAGACGGTGCTGCGCTGCGCAGGCAGGTGGTTCGCCCTCCTCGACCGCATGCGGCTGCGCACCTCCTGCCTGACCCGTTCACTGGTGCTCGCGCGCCTGCTGCGCCGCGAGGGGCACGACGCACGCCTGGTCTTCGGCGTGCGCAGCGACAACGGCCGCAGGGAGGGACACTGCTGGGTCTCCGTCCGGGGCAGGGAGGTCGCCGGGAAGGTCCCTGGCTTCGAGGAGCTGCATTATGACGAGCGAAGGTGA
- a CDS encoding nucleotidyltransferase family protein, translating into MAGSPAWMTGNGAAAPRGTRRSAAPRGGAGDVFLLAALAYRFGNEDDAGSLHEISRGISRVEVEALEENASYHELEPLLHLVCEDCASLGVDLSLPRPVMEAWRSAHARETVRATLIHHVAAKTLSALACAGLRVVPLKGYYLSARYYERKSARGFRDLDILVEEEALGDLDRALSSMGFRPRPERPSFVPAPAHTVYFLALEDGETVVELDVHVGMHWPAEYERRTRFRAADLWRDAFPETLDGLPVWALRPEHLVATTLLDLAVNHRFARLVKFRDVLEIIGKSQPSWEELVRCCRDWMVASYVGPGLWYLRELDSARRVPDHAPASVLPSYPLMRRFLRTLPLGHLPSHRARSFSLPNLIFFLLADTPPERLRGLLHIPHHLMRGRRPA; encoded by the coding sequence ATGGCGGGGTCCCCAGCCTGGATGACCGGGAACGGGGCCGCCGCGCCCCGAGGAACGCGCCGTTCAGCCGCTCCGCGCGGCGGCGCGGGCGACGTCTTTCTGCTCGCGGCGCTCGCCTACCGCTTCGGGAACGAGGACGATGCCGGAAGCCTGCATGAGATAAGCCGCGGTATATCCCGGGTGGAGGTGGAGGCGCTGGAAGAGAACGCCTCCTACCATGAACTCGAGCCGCTTTTGCACCTGGTATGCGAGGACTGCGCGTCACTCGGAGTGGACCTCTCCCTCCCGCGACCCGTCATGGAGGCATGGAGGTCCGCGCATGCGCGCGAGACGGTGCGCGCCACCCTCATACATCACGTCGCCGCGAAGACCCTGTCCGCCCTGGCCTGCGCTGGCCTGCGCGTCGTCCCCCTCAAGGGTTATTACCTCTCCGCGCGCTACTACGAGCGCAAGAGCGCGCGGGGTTTCCGGGACCTCGACATCCTGGTGGAGGAGGAGGCCCTGGGGGACCTCGACCGCGCCCTCTCGTCCATGGGTTTCCGCCCCCGGCCGGAAAGGCCGTCCTTCGTCCCCGCTCCCGCCCACACCGTCTATTTCCTCGCCCTGGAGGACGGCGAGACCGTGGTGGAGCTGGACGTGCACGTGGGAATGCACTGGCCGGCTGAGTACGAAAGGCGCACGCGCTTCCGAGCTGCGGACCTCTGGAGGGACGCATTCCCCGAAACCCTTGACGGTTTGCCCGTCTGGGCCCTGCGGCCGGAGCACCTCGTGGCCACCACCCTGCTCGACCTGGCGGTGAACCACCGCTTCGCGCGCCTCGTCAAGTTCCGCGATGTCCTGGAAATCATTGGGAAATCACAGCCGAGCTGGGAAGAGCTCGTCCGCTGCTGCCGTGACTGGATGGTCGCGAGTTACGTGGGGCCGGGCCTATGGTACCTGCGGGAGCTCGACAGCGCGCGCCGCGTCCCCGACCACGCCCCCGCGTCCGTCCTTCCCTCCTATCCACTCATGCGGCGCTTCCTGCGCACCCTCCCGCTCGGCCACCTTCCCTCCCACCGCGCGCGTTCCTTCTCCCTCCCCAACCTCATCTTCTTCCTCCTCGCCGATACTCCGCCAGAGCGCCTGCGCGGCCTCCTGCACATCCCTCATCACCTCATGCGCGGCCGACGCCCCGCCTGA